A single window of Rubripirellula lacrimiformis DNA harbors:
- a CDS encoding ABC1 kinase family protein: MKITAIPQLYRNLKRWKEILRVLRRYGLADWLTQFRLPFRDVLKDRGGVPLSQYSREQRVRMALVDLGPTFIKVGQILAARPDLVGPKLAEELKRLRADVHPDSIEQVRNTLAQELGENFESRFQSIDATPLATASIGQVHRAVLHDGTNVVIKVQRANIERTMLQDIEVLAGLAQLAERVDGFAAWGPTDMVRQMGPMISRELDFTRERQNLEQFGEMFDRNRNDVVIPRPHKPLCTRRVLVMDELVGQPLSQFLSDEAERCDTDNDAIIASRNELKHRLCETIASVYLTMIFEEAIFHADPHMGNLIVMENGQLGILDFGMIGRIDENLRETIEDMLVAISSGDQNRLTRLICQIGNAPPMLNESRLAIDVAEFIGTYGKQSFGEFDLTGALNELSDMLHRHAIKLPNQSALLLKMLISLEGTLRELGASFDSLDVVRQFTRATIVKRLSPRRRLRQARRVYLEAENFLESAPNEVITLLKMARQGSFRITLEHQRLGPTVNRMVLGLMASAVFLGSSLLLAMKVPPILFHDVTVMGVQDLSLMGLIGVVGSISVMMWLLLAITRSGHLTRGDDD; this comes from the coding sequence ATGAAAATTACCGCGATCCCACAACTGTACCGAAACCTGAAACGGTGGAAGGAAATCCTGCGAGTGCTTCGCCGGTACGGATTGGCGGACTGGTTGACCCAATTTCGGCTGCCGTTTCGTGACGTGCTGAAAGATCGGGGCGGTGTTCCCCTGTCACAATACTCGCGTGAACAGCGAGTGCGAATGGCCCTGGTCGATCTGGGCCCCACCTTTATCAAGGTCGGACAGATTTTGGCGGCCCGCCCCGACCTGGTCGGCCCCAAGCTGGCCGAAGAACTCAAACGGCTTCGCGCCGACGTGCACCCCGATTCGATCGAACAGGTCCGGAACACGTTGGCCCAAGAATTGGGCGAAAACTTCGAAAGCCGTTTTCAGTCCATCGACGCCACCCCCTTGGCCACCGCTTCGATCGGCCAAGTCCATCGCGCGGTCCTGCACGACGGAACCAACGTTGTGATCAAGGTCCAGCGAGCCAACATCGAACGCACGATGCTGCAGGACATCGAAGTCCTAGCCGGTCTGGCCCAATTGGCCGAACGGGTCGACGGGTTCGCCGCCTGGGGACCGACCGACATGGTCCGCCAAATGGGCCCGATGATCAGTCGCGAACTCGACTTCACTCGCGAACGGCAGAACCTGGAACAGTTCGGCGAGATGTTCGACCGGAACCGAAACGACGTCGTCATCCCGCGTCCCCACAAACCCCTGTGCACGCGGCGAGTTTTGGTGATGGACGAATTGGTCGGCCAACCGCTGTCCCAGTTTCTCTCCGATGAAGCCGAGCGTTGTGACACCGACAATGACGCCATCATCGCAAGCCGCAACGAACTGAAACATCGCCTGTGCGAAACGATCGCCAGTGTTTACCTGACCATGATCTTCGAGGAAGCGATCTTCCACGCCGATCCACACATGGGCAACCTGATTGTGATGGAAAACGGTCAGCTGGGGATCTTGGACTTCGGGATGATCGGCCGAATCGACGAGAATCTGCGCGAGACGATCGAGGACATGTTGGTCGCGATTTCATCGGGTGACCAGAACCGACTGACACGTTTGATTTGTCAGATCGGCAACGCACCACCGATGCTGAACGAATCTCGCTTGGCCATCGACGTGGCGGAGTTTATCGGAACGTACGGAAAACAGAGCTTCGGCGAATTCGATCTGACCGGCGCGCTGAATGAACTCAGCGACATGTTGCACCGCCACGCGATCAAGCTGCCCAACCAATCGGCATTGTTGTTGAAGATGCTGATTTCGCTGGAAGGCACGCTACGCGAATTGGGCGCCAGTTTCGATTCGCTGGACGTCGTCCGGCAATTCACTCGCGCAACGATCGTCAAACGACTCAGCCCACGACGTCGACTCCGACAAGCCCGACGAGTCTATTTGGAAGCCGAAAACTTCTTGGAATCGGCTCCCAACGAAGTCATCACGCTCCTGAAGATGGCAAGGCAAGGAAGTTTTCGGATCACGCTGGAACACCAACGACTTGGCCCGACCGTCAACCGCATGGTGCTGGGTTTGATGGCAAGCGCAGTCTTTCTAGGTTCATCGTTGCTGCTTGCGATGAAAGTCCCCCCGATTCTGTTTCACGACGTCACGGTGATGGGAGTCCAGGACCTAAGTCTGATGGGTCTGATTGGCGTCGTCGGCAGTATCAGTGTGATGATGTGGTTGCTGTTGGCGATCACGCGCAGCGGCCATTTGACGCGCGGCGACGACGATTGA